The Pleurodeles waltl isolate 20211129_DDA chromosome 6, aPleWal1.hap1.20221129, whole genome shotgun sequence genome has a segment encoding these proteins:
- the KLHDC7A gene encoding kelch domain-containing protein 7A has product MINLWWETLAQYLDMPLAGKLALSAAATALLLALVFRFFKSRTAGRTEPSGPSRGDRSGTIAGTISDEKKNTRIEPSTVGSSQNSGLRFRHTIHKDLSLSDAVEPDGLSDETITTETCRHNNTSHQRDICCTGASRGLEIHVTAVQLQNCKKELMLDGKTGITHASPNTEIVETAVVARGPENRHVRSNPMLINRTSSPTRNPSEHNEEHILHSAGQISQVSSLGPLNTHLQSESTHHESRPDEDCREEMEEAEMNRNQVLTRKAGPIPEGVSTTKAISGMGLIISQSHAGGNGVYSFSSTAEVKVEESYFKGNMAKDGQCTEKSPPGSLKGKVYHYFAESTSESLSKGNSCTTEPSGTHSSFLHHEVHKKHSSYPSEAHQQLNQEMPAFKEQETKTSFSEISPTVDPSWSLQSVRPNWFKEEHSLHASQKHLGPREDSTSTETMNHVTESKEHGLESDVKSSLVESSRTDTTTQSFDGHSPCTTGEMQESLNPSQAKATSTFSAECTTDLNFFEGLLSLQSNRDSCLDLGNCYAALKVAKEHQLVDLKEAAYKFMSDNYLQVLQSPAIYGHLNPMERELILNRRMNGTKFITVADVDTQTCAPPSSRSSSRLCYYDSKSNSWHTVSCLPPEAVNSGCAVATMFNYLFVIAGCEGSGRQRKPSKKVFCYNPLTGTWKEISPLNQARPHCKLVELQGYLYAIGGECQHTVEQYDPRRDRWNFATPLPNDTFAIAHMATVCEDKIYVTGGTLRYMLLSYDPKDNVWKSSLISGSRDRTTEMVAAGNFLYRFDLNRSMGISVHRCNVRARLWYECATRRMPYPASFQCAVIGNHIHCLNRQFHLRFLAHDISPQFVDESLEGFPSPRGGLYPFVLWLPNEECGQAET; this is encoded by the coding sequence ATGATAAACTTGTGGTGGGAGACGTTGGCCCAGTACTTGGACATGCCTTTGGCAGGGAAGTTGGCACTCTCTGCCGCTGCGACTGCGTTGCTGCTGGCATTGGTATTCCGCTTCTTTAAGTCCCGGACAGCTGGCCGGACTGAGCCGAGTGGGCCATCGAGGGGTGACAGGAGTGGCACCATCGCTGGCACCATCAGCGATGAGAAGAAAAACACCCGAATTGAGCCTTCAACAGTTGGCTCGAGTCAAAATAGCGGACTGAGGTTTCGCCATACAATCCATAAGGATCTGTCGCTGAGTGACGCGGTCGAGCCAGACGGGCTTTCCGATGAAACTATCACCACAGAGACGTGCAGACACAACAATACAAGTCACCAGAGGGATATATGTTGCACCGGAGCGTCAAGGGGGCTGGAAATCCACGTAACAGCTGTGCAACTGCAGAATTGCAAAAAGGAGTTGATGCTTGATGGCAAAACAGGAATCACCCATGCTTCCCCAAATACTGAAATTGTTGAAACTGCTGTTGTCGCTCGAGGACCGGAGAACAGACACGTGAGAAGCAACCCAATGCTCATTAACAGGACTAGCAGCCCTACGAGAAATCCGTCTGAGCACAATGAAGAGCACATTCTGCATTCAGCTGGTCAAATATCCCAGGTTTCTTCCTTGGGACCACTCAACACACATCTCCAGTCAGAATCCACACATCATGAATCCCGCCCAGACGAGGACTGCAGGGAGGAGATGgaagaggcagaaatgaacaggaaCCAGGTCCTCACAAGAAAGGCTGGCCCCATCCCTGAAGGGGTTAGCACAACGAAAGCTATCTCTGGCATGGGCCTCATCATCAGCCAAAGTCATGCAGGAGGCAATGGAGTCTACTCCTTTTCCTCCACCGCTGAAGTCAAAGTTGAGGAGAGTTATTTCAAAGGTAACATGGCCAAGGATGGTCAATGTACTGAGAAGTCGCCACCTGGCTCTTTGAAAGGCAAGGTCTATCACTATTTTGCGGAGTCCACCTCTGAATCTTTGTCTAAAGGGAACTCCTGCACAACCGAGCCTAGTGGCACTCACTCATCATTTCTTCACCACGAGGTGCACAAAAAGCATTCCAGCTATCCAAGTGAAGCCCACCAGCAACTGAACCAAGAAATGCCGGCTTTCAAAGAACAAGAAACAAAAACCAGTTTCAGCGAGATATCACCTACTGTTGATCCCAGCTGGAGCTTGCAATCTGTCAGGCCTAATTGGTTTAAGGAAGAGCATTCCTTGCATGCTTCGCAGAAACATTTGGGCCCTCGAGAAGACTCCACCAGTACAGAAACCATGAACCATGTCACAGAAAGCAAAGAGCATGGGTTGGAATCAGATGTTAAGTCCAGCTTAGTGGAAAGCAGCAGAACAGATACAACTACCCAGTCATTTGATGGCCACAGCCCATGCACCACAGGTGAAATGCAGGAATCACTGAATCCATCCCAAGCTAAAGCAACCAGTACATTCAGCGCTGAATGCACCACTGATCTCAATTTCTTTGAGGGGTTATTGAGCTTGCAGTCAAACAGAGACAGTTGTCTGGACCTAGGGAACTGTTATGCAGCTCTGAAGGTGGCCAAGGAACACCAACTTGTTGATCTCAAGGAAGCAGCCTACAAATTCATGAGTGACAATTACCTGCAGGTCCTGCAAAGCCCAGCCATCTATGGGCACCTGAACCCTATGGAAAGGGAGCTGATTTTGAATCGACGAATGAATGGAACGAAGTTCATTACTGTGGCTGATGTAGATACGCAAACATGTGCTCCCCCTTCATCCCGGAGCTCTAGTAGGCTTTGTTATTATGACAGCAAGAGTAACTCTTGGCACACAGTATCCTGCCTCCCACCAGAGGCAGTCAATAGTGGTTGTGCTGTTGCCACTATGTTCAATTACCTCTTCGTGATCGCTGGATGTGAAGGTTCAGGAAGGCAGAGGAAGCCCTCCAAAAAAGTCTTCtgctacaacccactaacaggtaCATGGAAGGAGATTAGCCCGCTGAACCAAGCACGACCACACTGCAAGCTTGTGGAGCTGCAGGGATACCTCTACGCCATTGGAGGAGAGTGTCAGCATACAGTTGAACAGTATGACCCCCGCCGAGACCGGTGGAACTTTGCCACACCCTTACCGAATGACACCTTTGCCATTGCACACATGGCCACGGTTTGTGAGGACAAGATCTATGTGACCGGTGGCACCCTGAGATACATGCTGCTAAGCTACGACCCCAAGGACAATGTTTGGAAGAGTAGCCTTATAAGTGGCAGCCGGGATCGCACCACTGAAATGGTAGCTGCCGGCAACTTCCTCTACCGCTTTGACTTAAATCGAAGCATGGGCATCAGTGTACACCGTTGCAATGTTCGGGCCAGACTCTGGTATGAGTGCGCTACCCGTCGCATGCCGTACCCAGCCTCTTTTCAGTGTGCCGTCATAGGCAACCACATCCATTGCCTGAACCGCCAATTCCACCTTCGTTTTCTAGCACATGATATCTCGCCTCAGTTTGTGGATGAGAGCCTTGAGGGGTTCCCATCGCCACGTGGTGGACTCTACCCATTTGTTCTCTGGCTGCCCAATGAAGAGTGTGGGCAAGCAGAAACTTGA